From the Carya illinoinensis cultivar Pawnee chromosome 4, C.illinoinensisPawnee_v1, whole genome shotgun sequence genome, one window contains:
- the LOC122307352 gene encoding uncharacterized protein LOC122307352, with protein sequence MGSCMSGSTKTSADQNEKDEEVAKVEEVVEQRESFTGSKSKPVTLLQVDGGHKKKMVRFKLQEDDNVGGGSTEGDSRSGVVRIRVVVTLKELKQILDSKESSKYSSVEELVREMNLKGRRICRSRTSYGPIDNSQGPALESISELH encoded by the coding sequence ATGGGAAGTTGCATGAGTGGTAGTACTAAGACTTCAGCAGATCAGAATGAGAAAGATGAGGAGGTGGCGAAGGTAGAAGAAGTGGTTGAACAAAGAGAATCATTTACAGGATCCAAGTCAAAACCAGTGACACTACTGCAGGTAGATGGTGGTCATAAGAAGAAGATGGTGAGGTTCAAGCTCCAAGAAGATGATAATGTTGGTGGAGGAAGTACTGAGGGTGATTCTAGAAGTGGGGTTGTGAGGATTCGAGTGGTGGTGACCCTGAAAGAGTTGAAACAGATACTGGATTCGAAGGAGAGCTCCAAGTATTCTTCCGTGGAGGAATTGGTAAGGGAGATGAATTTGAAAGGAAGGAGGATTTGTAGATCTAGAACAAGTTATGGGCCCATAGATAATAGTCAGGGACCAGCTCTGGAGAGCATTTCAGAGCTCCACTAA